A DNA window from uncultured Methanoregula sp. contains the following coding sequences:
- a CDS encoding ABC transporter ATP-binding protein, whose amino-acid sequence MNTLSRLLGIWGDYKKYLVLSILLTIGASACTIAVPTLSQSLINDGIMGNDLGMVIHYGGYMLILTLIAAALQVANTLIAVKFSEWTAHYLRTAAYDRIQQLSFGNLDRMRPSDLLMRLTNDIQNVKIAIQQGILNLALIPVMLIITFLLVAVKSPPLIGLMVILIIVFSILLAIYLWFVLPVFTTRQERYDRMGGALQENMAGIRVVKAFVRQRLENKRFAEVAGSVGAASLRAQTSIAILIPTMLLIVNLALAAVFFIGGRSVLLGTGFSVGEVIASVQYLSLLIMPFMILGTVLPAISSARPSLVRIFEILDTPADVQDPGAPAEIDPASVKGRVVFDHVSFGYAGPDNTPGPLVLRDISFVAEPGETVGFLGATGSGKSTLVNLIPRFYDVTDGRITIDGTDIRAFPQETLRGLVAICLQQPNLFFGTIRENLLFAAADKSDENLMASAADADAAGFVENIPKRYDDAVARHGANFSGGQRQRLAIARTLAAQPKILILDDSTSACDVATEARIQDRINRRFARTTKILVAQRISTVIAADRIILLEDGKIAASGTHEQLLKESPQYREIYDSQLGRGIVSGGPA is encoded by the coding sequence ATGAACACGCTCTCGCGGCTCCTCGGCATATGGGGAGATTATAAAAAATACCTGGTACTTTCGATCCTGCTCACGATCGGGGCATCGGCCTGCACGATCGCGGTCCCGACCCTATCCCAGTCCCTGATCAACGACGGAATCATGGGAAACGATCTCGGCATGGTCATCCACTACGGGGGATACATGCTCATCCTCACCCTCATAGCCGCGGCACTCCAGGTAGCAAATACGCTCATTGCCGTGAAATTCTCGGAATGGACCGCCCATTACCTCAGGACTGCGGCCTATGACCGGATCCAGCAGCTCTCGTTCGGGAACCTGGACCGGATGCGCCCGAGCGATCTCCTGATGCGGCTGACCAACGATATCCAGAATGTCAAGATCGCCATCCAGCAGGGCATCCTCAACCTTGCGCTCATCCCGGTCATGCTCATCATCACATTCCTTTTGGTTGCAGTCAAGTCCCCGCCCCTCATCGGCCTGATGGTGATCCTGATCATCGTCTTCTCCATCCTCCTTGCCATATATCTCTGGTTTGTCCTGCCGGTCTTCACAACAAGGCAGGAGAGATACGACCGGATGGGCGGGGCCCTCCAGGAGAACATGGCGGGAATCCGGGTGGTCAAGGCGTTCGTCCGCCAGCGCCTTGAGAACAAGCGGTTCGCGGAGGTTGCCGGCTCCGTGGGGGCAGCCTCCCTCCGGGCCCAGACCAGCATCGCCATCCTGATCCCGACCATGCTGCTCATCGTCAACCTGGCCCTTGCCGCCGTATTCTTCATTGGCGGAAGAAGCGTCCTCTTAGGAACGGGCTTCTCGGTCGGCGAAGTGATAGCCTCGGTCCAGTACCTCTCCCTCCTGATCATGCCGTTCATGATCCTCGGGACCGTCTTGCCCGCCATCTCCTCCGCCCGGCCATCGCTTGTACGGATCTTCGAGATCCTCGACACCCCGGCCGATGTGCAGGATCCGGGAGCCCCGGCAGAGATCGATCCTGCTTCGGTCAAAGGCCGGGTGGTCTTCGACCATGTCTCGTTCGGGTACGCGGGTCCTGACAATACCCCCGGCCCGCTCGTGCTCCGCGACATCAGCTTTGTGGCAGAGCCGGGAGAGACGGTCGGGTTCCTCGGCGCAACCGGTTCGGGGAAGTCGACGCTGGTCAACCTCATTCCCCGGTTTTACGATGTTACAGACGGCCGCATCACGATCGACGGTACGGACATCCGGGCCTTCCCGCAGGAGACGCTCCGGGGTTTGGTGGCCATCTGCCTCCAGCAGCCGAACCTCTTCTTCGGGACCATCCGCGAGAACCTGCTCTTTGCCGCAGCGGACAAATCGGACGAGAACCTGATGGCGAGCGCCGCGGATGCCGATGCCGCGGGGTTCGTTGAGAACATTCCCAAACGGTACGATGACGCAGTGGCCCGGCACGGGGCAAACTTCTCGGGCGGGCAGCGGCAGCGCCTTGCGATAGCCCGGACGCTCGCAGCGCAGCCGAAGATCCTGATCCTCGACGACAGCACGAGCGCATGCGATGTTGCCACCGAGGCGCGGATCCAGGACCGGATCAACCGGCGGTTTGCCAGGACCACCAAGATTCTCGTGGCCCAGCGGATCAGCACGGTGATAGCCGCCGACCGGATCATCCTTCTCGAGGACGGGAAGATCGCAGCCTCGGGCACCCACGAGCAGCTCTTGAAAGAGAGCCCGCAGTACCGGGAGATCTATGATTCGCAGCTCGGGCGGGGCATTGTGAGCGGAGGACCAGCATGA
- a CDS encoding kelch repeat-containing protein translates to MRLLDVSCSLLPLLSLGILLILAVQPAAAAPSAAFSASPTAGYLPLSVSFSDASTGSPTGWAWFFGDEGFREPWTEQTPAAGWSEREAPGSATLSDGSIVVTGGDYTSPMNDTWRSTDKGATWTRMNASSGWDERVGHSSAVLPDGSIVLTGGLSAGKTYNDTWRSTDQGATWTRMNASSGWEERYTHATVVLPDGSIVLSGGFRHDCVSLNDTWRSTDKGATWIPMNGSSGWEARCAHTGVALPDGSTLVMGGMADADSAAVVLAGAADSNKIYFNDTWRSTDKGATWTRMSARPGWQARYGHASVAMPDGSVVLMGGKVTDELNDVWRSTDNGATWTQANASAGWTKRAYPAAFVLPDGSIVLGGGTAGPLYHDVWRFAPAGSSDRSPVHTYTGEGTYSVALQVYDASGWSSTRKLSYITATRKPEPSGGSDDGPAPVKQGLKAPLQRPVSSIMVNVGQIGRTPIISVDITGVGVKDAVVTATEVSGPGSGVPPPPGIVYEYVDITPARFTEITETKIVFVVPVSWISDHHLTPQEIVLYHHDGTGWEALPTTLTGLKDGDAYYTAVGSGFSRFAITGQLNSSIRNTTASSSGKTMGDLVTATVPVTPSRSVSAAQLAPVVTTTTAVPAQQVFPGFPLAALAIIVTAAVVLVIGIFLIRRWNIRRQNPALFKSDD, encoded by the coding sequence ATGAGACTTCTTGATGTGTCCTGCAGCCTGCTCCCCCTACTATCTCTGGGCATTCTTCTCATTCTTGCAGTCCAGCCCGCAGCCGCTGCGCCGTCTGCGGCATTCAGTGCCAGTCCCACGGCGGGATATCTCCCCTTATCCGTCTCCTTTTCCGATGCTTCCACAGGTTCTCCTACCGGATGGGCCTGGTTCTTTGGCGACGAGGGGTTCCGGGAGCCCTGGACCGAGCAGACGCCGGCAGCCGGATGGTCGGAGCGGGAAGCCCCCGGCAGTGCAACCCTGTCAGACGGGAGCATCGTGGTCACCGGTGGTGATTATACATCTCCCATGAACGACACGTGGCGTTCAACCGACAAGGGAGCAACGTGGACACGGATGAACGCGAGTTCCGGATGGGACGAGCGCGTTGGCCATTCCAGTGCAGTGCTTCCTGATGGAAGTATCGTCCTCACCGGGGGTCTCTCTGCCGGCAAAACGTACAACGACACGTGGCGTTCAACGGATCAGGGCGCGACCTGGACGCGGATGAATGCAAGTTCCGGGTGGGAAGAGCGGTATACCCACGCCACGGTTGTGCTGCCGGACGGGAGTATCGTCCTTTCCGGAGGATTCAGGCACGACTGCGTCAGCCTGAACGACACGTGGCGTTCGACAGACAAGGGGGCAACGTGGATACCGATGAACGGAAGCAGCGGGTGGGAAGCCCGGTGCGCCCATACCGGCGTTGCCCTGCCGGATGGCAGCACCCTTGTCATGGGCGGGATGGCAGATGCCGACAGTGCCGCTGTCGTGCTGGCAGGTGCCGCCGATTCGAATAAGATCTATTTCAATGACACCTGGCGCTCAACGGACAAGGGGGCGACCTGGACCCGTATGAGCGCACGTCCCGGGTGGCAGGCCAGGTACGGCCATGCCAGCGTTGCGATGCCGGATGGCAGTGTCGTTCTTATGGGGGGGAAAGTTACTGACGAGCTGAACGATGTCTGGCGCTCCACGGACAACGGGGCAACCTGGACGCAGGCGAACGCGAGCGCAGGGTGGACAAAACGGGCATACCCGGCCGCGTTCGTGCTGCCGGACGGGAGCATCGTGCTCGGCGGCGGTACAGCCGGTCCATTATACCACGATGTCTGGCGTTTCGCCCCGGCCGGGTCCTCGGACCGGAGCCCGGTGCACACATATACCGGCGAGGGCACCTATTCCGTTGCATTGCAGGTATATGATGCATCGGGCTGGAGCAGCACGCGCAAGCTCAGTTATATCACGGCCACCCGGAAACCGGAACCTTCCGGGGGATCCGATGATGGCCCCGCGCCCGTGAAACAGGGGTTGAAAGCCCCGCTGCAGAGACCGGTATCTTCAATTATGGTGAACGTGGGCCAGATTGGCCGGACCCCGATAATCAGCGTGGATATAACCGGTGTTGGGGTCAAAGACGCTGTCGTGACCGCAACGGAAGTCAGCGGGCCCGGAAGTGGGGTTCCCCCGCCGCCGGGGATAGTGTATGAATATGTGGACATTACCCCGGCCCGGTTCACCGAGATAACCGAGACGAAGATCGTTTTTGTCGTCCCCGTGTCATGGATTAGCGATCACCATCTCACCCCGCAGGAGATTGTCCTGTATCACCATGACGGGACCGGCTGGGAAGCGCTGCCGACAACTCTCACCGGCCTAAAAGACGGTGACGCGTATTATACCGCGGTCGGGTCTGGATTCTCCCGGTTTGCCATTACCGGGCAGCTGAACAGTTCGATCCGGAACACGACCGCCTCATCAAGCGGCAAGACCATGGGAGACCTGGTGACGGCCACCGTTCCGGTCACTCCTTCACGATCGGTTTCTGCCGCACAGCTCGCCCCGGTTGTTACTACGACAACCGCAGTTCCGGCACAGCAGGTATTCCCCGGGTTCCCATTGGCAGCATTGGCGATCATCGTTACTGCCGCTGTAGTCCTTGTTATCGGTATTTTCCTGATCCGCCGCTGGAATATCCGCAGGCAGAACCCGGCGCTCTTCAAGTCGGATGATTGA